A stretch of Paucidesulfovibrio gracilis DSM 16080 DNA encodes these proteins:
- a CDS encoding 3-oxoacid CoA-transferase subunit B, producing MSPKHKIAKRAARELQNGQVVNLGIGLPTLLLNHTPEDLEIFVHSENGVLGMGPRCPACQAHPALIDSGGDYIAVRSGAAFFDSALSFALVRGGRLDVAVLGALEVAENGDLANWIIPGKFAPGIGGGMELAQKARRVIVTTTHTTRSGAPKLLRSCTLPVTAKACVHRIITELAVLDPTPQGLLLRELAHGVRPEDVLDKTEARVILPEDDPPRF from the coding sequence ATGTCGCCCAAACATAAAATCGCCAAACGCGCCGCCCGGGAACTGCAAAACGGCCAGGTGGTCAACCTGGGCATCGGACTGCCCACCCTGCTGCTGAACCATACACCCGAGGATCTGGAGATCTTCGTACACAGCGAGAACGGCGTCCTGGGCATGGGTCCGCGCTGCCCGGCGTGTCAGGCTCATCCCGCGCTCATCGATTCGGGAGGGGATTACATCGCCGTCCGCTCCGGTGCGGCATTTTTCGATTCCGCGCTCTCCTTTGCACTGGTCCGCGGCGGGCGGCTGGACGTGGCTGTGCTCGGTGCGCTGGAAGTGGCGGAAAACGGCGACCTTGCCAACTGGATCATCCCTGGAAAATTTGCCCCAGGCATTGGCGGTGGCATGGAACTGGCCCAAAAGGCCCGCCGCGTCATCGTGACCACCACCCACACCACGCGGTCCGGTGCGCCCAAACTCCTGCGCTCCTGCACTCTGCCCGTCACGGCCAAAGCCTGCGTGCACCGGATCATCACGGAACTGGCCGTGCTGGATCCCACGCCCCAGGGACTGCTTCTGCGAGAACTGGCCCACGGCGTCCGGCCGGAGGACGTTTTGGACAAGACTGAGGCCCGGGTCATTCTGCCCGAGGACGACCCGCCCCGTTTCTGA
- a CDS encoding aminotransferase class III-fold pyridoxal phosphate-dependent enzyme yields MVFTLRKKRTTPAIRKYIGESQKSVPKLARELGLSESTVRKWRKRAEGYEENRRARPSRTSFTPDQQALIVEIRRSMLLSLDDLLAVVRMFIQPSCSRSSLDRLLRRHGVCRIADLVPDPEEHRRVLREYKSYLPGFMRVHERTLPRVQHEEFRKHLFMAVDRSSGWLFLEAREDGSPEEAAAFLRDLSDGAPFHLRRILTADRPLFRPAEEDPDPFGLACEELGVEHVTYPARTQESHQPLPDHAGTTASQPSSFASSEEIEKKLLAHAHVYNNHIPLMTMGRLTPVEKLARFHEAHPDLFKRHPGELAAYPDQEKYLFYQTKKEQPIIAGAEGIYMWDTRGKQYLDGCSGAVVNNIGHGNRRVIAAVERQSRQTFFAYRTQFENRPSQELARQLVEHSAPHLNRVFFVSGGSEAVESAMKVCRQYFFNLGEGSRYKFVSRVPAYHGSTLGALSLTSYAPLEVAFKPLVRDNPKIPAPTCYRCVYHKQYPDCELECAWALEKTVLEQGPDNIAAFVVEPVGGASTGALVPPDEYFGIIQHICRKYGIFLVLDEVMTGFGRTGKLFAYEHWGVQADVVALSKGIASGYYPLGAILTTDEIVDVVVRRGGFAHGHTYAGNPMACAVGQEVLRVIMEDKLPENADRMGKILLKGLNRLGRKHRFIGEVRGLGLLTALELVRDPQTREPFPPEWNAAMLLTDNAFADGLLIYPRRSINGLYGDHVLVAPPLIVREAQIAELLEKLDKALTRTADHLNALETTLAEERASGPTPATPYYR; encoded by the coding sequence ATGGTCTTCACGCTTCGTAAAAAACGAACCACCCCCGCCATCAGGAAATACATCGGAGAATCGCAAAAATCCGTCCCCAAATTGGCGCGGGAGCTGGGCCTCAGCGAGTCCACGGTACGCAAATGGCGAAAACGCGCCGAAGGCTACGAGGAAAATCGGCGCGCCCGTCCCTCGCGCACCTCCTTCACCCCGGACCAACAGGCGCTCATCGTGGAAATCAGGCGCTCCATGCTCCTCTCCCTGGACGATCTGCTCGCCGTGGTGCGCATGTTCATTCAGCCATCCTGTTCCCGTTCGTCACTGGACCGGCTCCTGCGACGTCACGGCGTCTGCCGCATCGCCGACCTGGTACCCGATCCTGAGGAACACCGCCGCGTACTGCGCGAATACAAGTCCTATCTTCCAGGGTTCATGCGGGTGCATGAGCGCACCCTGCCCCGGGTGCAGCATGAGGAATTCCGGAAACATCTGTTCATGGCCGTGGACCGCTCCTCGGGCTGGCTCTTCCTGGAAGCTCGGGAAGACGGATCCCCTGAGGAGGCGGCCGCATTCTTACGCGACCTTTCAGACGGAGCGCCCTTTCATCTGCGCCGGATACTCACGGCGGACCGCCCCCTGTTCCGCCCGGCCGAGGAAGACCCCGATCCCTTTGGCCTGGCCTGCGAGGAGCTTGGCGTGGAGCACGTCACCTATCCGGCCCGCACCCAGGAATCGCACCAGCCTCTGCCCGACCACGCAGGGACCACAGCCTCGCAGCCTTCCTCCTTTGCCTCGTCCGAGGAGATCGAAAAAAAACTGCTGGCCCACGCCCACGTCTACAACAACCACATCCCCCTGATGACCATGGGACGCCTCACGCCCGTGGAAAAACTGGCCCGCTTCCACGAAGCGCACCCAGACCTCTTCAAACGGCATCCAGGGGAATTGGCCGCGTATCCGGACCAGGAAAAATACCTTTTTTACCAAACCAAGAAGGAACAGCCCATCATTGCCGGAGCCGAAGGCATCTACATGTGGGACACGCGGGGCAAGCAGTATCTGGACGGATGTTCCGGGGCCGTGGTGAATAACATCGGCCATGGCAACCGCCGTGTCATTGCCGCGGTGGAACGCCAGTCCCGCCAAACCTTCTTCGCCTACCGCACCCAGTTCGAAAACCGCCCCTCGCAGGAGCTGGCCCGGCAGCTCGTGGAGCATTCCGCTCCCCACCTGAACCGGGTCTTTTTCGTTTCCGGCGGTTCCGAGGCCGTGGAATCGGCCATGAAGGTCTGCCGTCAGTATTTCTTCAATCTCGGGGAAGGGTCGCGGTACAAGTTCGTCAGCCGGGTGCCCGCCTACCACGGCTCCACCCTGGGCGCCCTGTCCCTGACGTCCTACGCCCCTCTGGAAGTGGCCTTCAAACCCCTGGTGCGGGACAATCCCAAAATTCCGGCCCCCACCTGCTACCGCTGCGTGTACCACAAGCAATATCCGGACTGTGAGCTGGAGTGCGCCTGGGCGTTGGAAAAAACCGTGCTGGAACAGGGACCGGATAATATTGCGGCCTTTGTGGTGGAACCCGTGGGCGGGGCCAGCACCGGCGCTCTGGTGCCGCCGGACGAATATTTCGGCATCATCCAGCACATCTGCCGTAAATACGGCATTTTCCTTGTGCTGGACGAAGTCATGACCGGATTCGGCCGTACCGGAAAACTCTTCGCCTACGAACATTGGGGGGTGCAAGCCGATGTGGTGGCCCTGTCCAAGGGCATTGCCTCGGGCTACTATCCCCTCGGGGCCATCCTGACCACGGATGAGATCGTGGATGTCGTGGTCCGGCGCGGCGGATTCGCCCACGGCCATACCTATGCGGGTAACCCCATGGCCTGCGCCGTGGGGCAGGAGGTGCTTCGCGTCATCATGGAGGACAAGCTCCCGGAAAACGCGGACCGCATGGGAAAAATCCTGCTCAAAGGCTTGAATCGGCTCGGTCGCAAGCACCGCTTTATCGGCGAGGTGCGCGGCCTGGGACTGCTCACGGCCCTGGAACTGGTGCGCGACCCACAAACCCGGGAGCCCTTCCCCCCGGAATGGAACGCGGCCATGCTGCTCACGGACAACGCCTTTGCCGACGGCCTGCTGATTTATCCCCGCCGATCCATCAACGGACTCTACGGCGACCATGTGCTCGTGGCGCCCCCCCTGATCGTGCGGGAGGCGCAAATCGCCGAGCTTCTGGAAAAACTGGATAAGGCGCTGACCCGGACGGCCGACCATCTGAACGCCCTGGAAACGACCCTGGCCGAGGAACGCGCCTCCGGCCCTACGCCCGCCACGCCCTATTATCGCTGA
- a CDS encoding extracellular solute-binding protein translates to MDDHKGKEWSRRLNDVHARYQAGHVSRRDFLRFLGIAGAAAGLCGGPFGLLRSAQAAQSIRFDGWGGTTSEAFRTYAFEPFTKATGIDVIDGEFGNMDSYLTRVKASYPPGGEFNLAHLSGVFDYARYVGLGFHSELDESGIPNLANVMTAMVEPYRAITPKSLSAVPYDLGQTGIAYNTKYVSKEQAEKLGAGLLFDERLKGKLGSWTDWRTNIWYAALATGQSPNDITDLDKVWAALRKQRDLVKKYWGSGAELMSLLANEEIYATPAWSGRVAHLQEQGHPIGYLQPEGTYSWQECIFVLKGSDTDVAQQLLNYMLEPEAAVAVAEAQKYPPSLDPTKVELSDTVRALPAFDPTGKLDGYLFGVPEYWNGHQLEWAEMWDRIMAGA, encoded by the coding sequence ATGGACGACCACAAAGGCAAGGAGTGGAGCAGGCGGCTAAACGACGTACACGCCCGGTACCAGGCCGGCCACGTCTCTCGACGCGATTTTTTACGGTTCCTGGGTATCGCGGGCGCTGCCGCAGGGTTGTGCGGCGGTCCCTTCGGCTTGTTGCGTTCGGCGCAGGCGGCTCAGTCCATCCGTTTCGACGGCTGGGGAGGCACCACCTCGGAAGCCTTCCGCACGTATGCGTTCGAACCGTTCACCAAGGCCACGGGCATTGACGTCATTGACGGCGAGTTCGGCAACATGGACTCCTACCTCACCCGAGTGAAGGCCTCGTATCCTCCGGGAGGCGAATTCAACCTGGCGCACCTCTCCGGCGTGTTTGACTACGCGCGGTATGTGGGGTTGGGATTCCATTCCGAGTTGGACGAGAGCGGCATCCCCAATCTGGCCAATGTCATGACCGCCATGGTCGAGCCGTACCGGGCCATCACGCCGAAGAGTCTGTCCGCTGTTCCCTACGATCTGGGGCAGACCGGCATCGCCTACAACACCAAATACGTGTCCAAGGAACAGGCCGAGAAACTGGGCGCGGGATTGCTTTTTGACGAACGTCTCAAGGGCAAGCTCGGTTCCTGGACAGACTGGCGCACCAACATTTGGTACGCGGCCCTGGCCACGGGCCAAAGCCCCAACGACATCACCGACCTGGATAAGGTCTGGGCCGCGCTCCGCAAGCAGCGCGACCTGGTCAAGAAGTACTGGGGATCCGGTGCGGAGCTTATGAGTCTTTTGGCCAACGAGGAAATCTATGCCACTCCGGCCTGGTCCGGACGTGTGGCGCACTTGCAGGAGCAGGGGCATCCCATCGGCTATCTGCAGCCCGAGGGAACGTATTCCTGGCAGGAGTGCATCTTTGTGCTCAAGGGGTCGGATACGGATGTGGCGCAGCAGCTGCTCAACTACATGCTGGAGCCGGAAGCGGCCGTGGCCGTGGCAGAGGCCCAGAAATATCCGCCATCCCTGGATCCCACCAAGGTGGAGCTGTCCGACACCGTGCGTGCGCTGCCTGCCTTCGACCCCACGGGCAAGCTGGACGGATATCTGTTTGGTGTTCCCGAATATTGGAATGGGCATCAACTGGAATGGGCCGAGATGTGGGACCGCATCATGGCCGGAGCCTAA
- a CDS encoding amidohydrolase gives MSTPNLILFNGVFRTQDPLQERSGTLPTALAVADGRILALGSDDDVRALAGRHTRLYDMAGRLGLPGFMDSHFHFHDWSLYSDLSRVGSFAGLERILGETAADRTPESWILGHGFNETDWPDGRLPERQDLDRAVPGRPVIIWRCDLHLAVASSRALELAGVNAATVDPPGGVIARDASGNPTGVLRETAINLVRDAVPPPTDQELSTAMLAAQARLHAMGVTGLHDVRLFEEAAAARTVRCLQRLHSEGRLHLRTWTSLPGERLDAVADMGLLTGFGDEVLRLGHVKFFTDGGMGARTAYLTGSYLDADRGLLQMEPGEIARVVRTADAAGLAVMMHAVGDGAVRHVIEAFEALEHWRRSPEAAHLPVPRQMHRMDHVQMIRAEDLPRLGRLNVAVGMQPSNMVLDFNLIDRCLGPEGRRTYAFRSILDSGVLTLFNSDCPVSDPDPLLGIHALVTRQRPDGTPEPGWYPQERIRVDEAVRGYTASPARAYGCGNELGTLAPGLRADLCVLDRDIYRCPPREIAQARVDLTIFAGRSVYERPGAE, from the coding sequence GTGAGCACACCCAATCTAATTCTTTTCAACGGCGTTTTTCGTACACAGGATCCCCTGCAGGAGCGTTCCGGCACCTTGCCCACGGCGTTGGCTGTTGCGGACGGCCGTATTCTGGCCTTGGGCAGTGACGATGACGTGCGGGCGCTGGCCGGACGGCATACCCGGCTTTACGACATGGCCGGGCGGCTCGGCCTGCCCGGGTTCATGGATTCACATTTTCATTTTCACGATTGGAGCCTGTACAGTGATCTCTCGCGGGTGGGCAGTTTTGCCGGGCTTGAGCGAATTTTAGGAGAAACGGCCGCAGACCGCACCCCGGAATCCTGGATTCTCGGACATGGCTTCAATGAAACGGATTGGCCTGACGGCCGTCTGCCCGAACGGCAGGATCTGGACCGGGCCGTCCCTGGTCGTCCGGTGATCATCTGGCGATGCGACCTGCACTTGGCCGTAGCCAGTTCCCGGGCCTTGGAATTGGCCGGAGTGAACGCGGCCACGGTGGACCCGCCGGGTGGAGTGATTGCCCGGGATGCTTCCGGAAATCCCACCGGCGTCTTGCGGGAGACCGCCATCAACCTTGTGCGCGATGCGGTTCCGCCGCCCACGGATCAGGAATTGTCCACGGCCATGCTTGCGGCTCAGGCGCGGCTGCACGCCATGGGCGTTACCGGGTTGCACGATGTGCGTCTTTTTGAGGAAGCGGCCGCGGCCCGCACGGTCCGGTGTCTGCAACGACTGCATTCCGAGGGGCGGCTGCACCTGCGTACCTGGACCAGCCTGCCCGGTGAGCGGCTCGACGCCGTGGCGGACATGGGATTGCTCACAGGGTTTGGGGACGAGGTGTTGCGGCTGGGACACGTGAAATTTTTTACCGACGGCGGCATGGGGGCGCGTACCGCGTACCTGACCGGGTCGTATCTGGATGCGGACAGGGGGCTGTTGCAGATGGAGCCTGGGGAGATCGCCCGGGTGGTGCGTACCGCGGATGCCGCGGGGTTGGCCGTGATGATGCATGCGGTGGGGGATGGGGCTGTGCGCCACGTTATCGAGGCCTTTGAAGCGTTGGAGCATTGGCGGCGTAGCCCCGAGGCCGCGCATCTCCCGGTGCCGCGCCAGATGCACCGCATGGACCATGTGCAGATGATTCGGGCCGAAGACCTGCCCCGGCTGGGACGGCTGAATGTGGCCGTGGGCATGCAGCCCAGCAATATGGTCCTGGATTTCAATCTGATTGACCGTTGCCTGGGACCGGAAGGCCGCCGCACCTACGCGTTCCGTTCCATCCTGGACAGCGGCGTGCTCACGCTTTTCAATTCGGATTGCCCGGTGAGTGATCCTGACCCGCTGCTGGGCATCCATGCTCTGGTTACCCGCCAACGCCCCGATGGAACGCCGGAGCCGGGATGGTACCCACAGGAACGCATCCGTGTGGATGAGGCCGTGCGCGGGTATACCGCTTCCCCGGCCCGGGCATACGGATGCGGCAACGAGTTGGGAACCCTGGCTCCCGGGCTGCGTGCGGACCTTTGCGTACTGGATCGGGATATCTATCGCTGCCCCCCCCGGGAGATTGCCCAGGCACGTGTGGACCTGACGATCTTTGCCGGGCGTTCCGTGTATGAACGTCCTGGGGCTGAATAA
- a CDS encoding CoA transferase subunit A has translation MPPTLPPAIDKTTDPATTLARIANNSSVMVGGFGSPGTPFTLLAALLQRAPHGLTVIKNDANEQGIGVSTLMEAGCARRFVVSHMGLNSAVIEMMNQGELEVEMHPQGLLAEKIRAAGAGLTGILTDIGLDTILREKRQTMEFQGQTCIVEPSLRADAALIHAARADRWGNLVFEKTARNFNPLMATAADLVIVEALEIVDIGELDPDHIHLPGAFVDHVVPADTTLSDYGVLKHHVAQT, from the coding sequence ATGCCCCCCACATTGCCCCCCGCCATCGACAAAACCACGGACCCTGCCACGACCCTGGCCCGCATCGCGAACAACAGTTCCGTCATGGTGGGCGGATTCGGCTCACCGGGGACGCCCTTCACCTTGCTGGCCGCCCTGTTGCAACGCGCTCCGCACGGTCTGACCGTGATTAAAAACGACGCCAACGAACAGGGCATCGGCGTATCCACGCTCATGGAAGCGGGCTGCGCCCGTCGGTTCGTTGTCTCGCACATGGGGCTTAACAGCGCGGTCATCGAGATGATGAACCAGGGGGAACTGGAAGTGGAAATGCATCCCCAGGGGCTGCTGGCCGAAAAAATCCGCGCCGCAGGTGCCGGGCTGACCGGAATCCTGACGGATATCGGCCTGGACACCATCCTGCGGGAAAAGCGACAAACCATGGAATTTCAGGGGCAAACCTGCATCGTGGAACCGTCCCTGCGGGCGGATGCCGCCCTGATTCACGCTGCCCGGGCCGACCGCTGGGGCAACCTGGTATTTGAAAAAACCGCACGCAACTTCAATCCGCTCATGGCCACGGCAGCCGACCTCGTCATCGTGGAGGCGCTGGAAATCGTGGACATCGGCGAACTGGATCCGGACCATATTCACCTCCCGGGTGCGTTCGTGGACCATGTCGTACCGGCGGACACCACCCTGTCAGACTACGGAGTGCTCAAGCATCATGTCGCCCAAACATAA
- a CDS encoding ABC transporter ATP-binding protein: MQNHSPDTRHSSHAPHVPQASGSSGAVPEAAASPSRDAVGHEPAVRLQGLMKRFGKTVAVQETDLTIETGELVTLLGPSGCGKTTILRMIAGLETPTKGDIYIKGRRINDTPIHKRNLGMIFQNYALFPHKTIFENVAFGLKYRNVSREEMREKVAQALEMVRLPGVEKRYASQLSGGQQQRIALARAIVIEPDVLLMDEPLSALDEKLREEMRMEIDNIQQQLNLTTLFVTHDQREALSMSNKIVVMKDGRKQQEGTPEDVYDYPDNYFVADFLGHANFFDARVLEVLDNDQVRVRIAEGLEFTADHVGRWRQGQDVHLVMRAQKINVTSPDLADEELESTDLNYYPGKIYDRSYMGGETSYFVELANGVRLHIISMVRRRPHRIGDEVVLHVPARHCGLLPREA; this comes from the coding sequence GTGCAGAACCACAGTCCCGACACTCGGCACAGTTCCCATGCCCCGCACGTTCCGCAAGCGTCCGGTTCTTCCGGGGCCGTACCCGAGGCGGCCGCGTCCCCCTCCCGGGACGCTGTCGGCCATGAGCCAGCCGTGCGGCTCCAGGGGTTGATGAAGCGTTTCGGCAAGACCGTGGCCGTGCAGGAAACCGACCTGACCATTGAAACCGGCGAACTGGTGACCCTGCTCGGTCCTTCCGGATGTGGAAAGACCACCATCCTGCGCATGATTGCCGGGTTGGAGACTCCCACCAAAGGGGACATCTACATCAAGGGCCGCCGCATCAACGATACGCCCATCCATAAACGGAATTTGGGCATGATCTTTCAGAACTACGCCCTGTTTCCCCATAAGACCATTTTCGAGAACGTGGCCTTTGGTCTCAAATATCGCAACGTCTCCCGCGAGGAGATGCGTGAAAAAGTTGCCCAGGCACTGGAAATGGTGCGTTTGCCGGGCGTGGAAAAACGCTACGCCTCCCAGCTTTCCGGAGGCCAGCAGCAGCGTATCGCCCTGGCCAGGGCCATTGTCATCGAGCCGGATGTGCTGCTCATGGATGAACCGCTTTCCGCACTGGATGAGAAGCTTCGTGAGGAAATGCGCATGGAGATCGACAACATCCAGCAGCAGCTCAACCTCACCACCCTGTTCGTGACGCACGACCAGCGCGAGGCCTTGTCCATGTCCAACAAGATCGTGGTGATGAAGGACGGGCGTAAGCAGCAGGAAGGTACGCCCGAGGACGTGTACGATTATCCCGACAACTATTTCGTGGCCGACTTTCTGGGACACGCCAATTTTTTCGATGCCAGGGTGCTGGAAGTGCTGGACAACGACCAGGTACGCGTGCGTATCGCCGAGGGGCTGGAGTTCACGGCAGACCATGTGGGACGCTGGCGCCAGGGGCAGGACGTGCATTTGGTCATGCGCGCGCAAAAGATCAACGTGACCAGCCCGGACCTTGCCGACGAGGAACTGGAGTCCACGGACTTGAATTATTACCCCGGTAAGATTTACGATCGCAGTTACATGGGCGGGGAAACCAGCTATTTTGTCGAACTGGCCAATGGCGTGCGTCTGCACATCATCAGCATGGTCCGCCGTCGGCCCCATCGCATTGGAGATGAAGTGGTCCTGCATGTGCCGGCCAGGCATTGCGGCCTGCTTCCCCGGGAGGCGTAG
- a CDS encoding proline racemase family protein: MDLTRIEAAFAGRWPGELLTVDSHTAGEGTRLIVGGVPHLAGMTMAQKRTAFMEQHDRIRLLLTREPRGHRDLLAAVVTEPCTPGADFGLIYMDAKRYPQLCGHATIGAVTTLIECGALPVFGGDEVRVVVDTPSGPMPCTARMRAGRVESVAFRSVPAFVWEQNAPLDLTGLQPRGCPPLGMVHADTVCVGGFFVMIDERSVGIELRADNGPRLVELGMRIIEEANRQFTVRHPLRGDVHTVDVVEFYGSRETTEGVVGVNAVVYGEAHLDRSPCGTGTTAKLALLHRRGELAAYQPYVNRSFLGSTFTGRVVEESLVGGIPAVVAEIEGSAQVTGLHRFVLDETDPFPQGLLL; the protein is encoded by the coding sequence ATGGACCTGACACGCATTGAGGCGGCCTTTGCCGGGCGTTGGCCCGGTGAATTGCTGACAGTGGATTCCCACACCGCCGGAGAAGGCACCCGGCTCATCGTGGGCGGCGTGCCGCATCTCGCCGGAATGACCATGGCCCAGAAGCGGACCGCCTTCATGGAACAGCACGACCGCATACGCCTGCTGCTCACCCGTGAACCACGCGGCCATCGCGATTTGTTGGCCGCGGTGGTGACGGAACCCTGCACTCCAGGGGCGGACTTCGGCCTTATCTATATGGATGCCAAGCGGTATCCCCAATTGTGCGGGCATGCCACCATCGGTGCGGTGACGACCCTCATCGAATGCGGGGCATTGCCTGTGTTCGGCGGCGACGAGGTGCGCGTGGTCGTGGACACGCCTTCCGGTCCCATGCCCTGCACCGCGCGGATGCGGGCCGGACGCGTGGAGTCCGTGGCGTTTCGTTCGGTACCAGCGTTTGTTTGGGAGCAGAACGCGCCTTTGGACTTGACCGGGCTGCAACCCCGTGGTTGCCCCCCGCTGGGCATGGTGCACGCGGATACGGTCTGTGTGGGCGGCTTTTTCGTCATGATCGACGAACGCTCCGTGGGCATTGAATTGCGGGCGGACAACGGCCCGCGGTTGGTGGAATTGGGCATGCGCATCATTGAAGAGGCCAACCGGCAATTTACCGTCCGCCACCCGTTGCGCGGGGACGTACACACCGTGGACGTGGTGGAATTTTATGGCTCCCGGGAGACAACCGAGGGCGTGGTGGGTGTGAACGCCGTGGTATACGGGGAAGCCCATCTGGACCGCTCGCCCTGCGGTACCGGAACCACGGCCAAGTTGGCTCTGCTGCACCGGCGGGGAGAGCTGGCCGCGTACCAGCCTTACGTGAACCGCAGTTTCCTCGGCTCCACATTCACTGGCCGGGTGGTGGAAGAGTCCCTGGTGGGCGGAATTCCCGCCGTTGTGGCGGAGATTGAAGGCAGCGCGCAGGTCACGGGCCTGCATCGCTTCGTACTTGACGAAACCGACCCCTTCCCGCAAGGCTTGTTGCTGTGA
- a CDS encoding ABC transporter permease, producing MNENQHSRWRPWALLAPSLSAVFLLLVVPVCFIVVYSFWLRAPSGADIVAFQFGNYAKFFQDFFYPSILLRTIRVSLECVFLCLVMGYIPAYFFYRSKTRFKSLLMLLIMLPFWISFIIRTLSWINILGDTGLINYLLVSAGIIQEPFGMLYNEGAVLMGLIQYLLPFMILNIYVSLEGIDRSLLEAARSMGCTEWQAFREVTLPLSLPGVSAGSLLVFVLSAGTYLPPMILGGPGNEMIANLIFKRVIGTLDWPFGSAISVILLLLVGTIVWTYNRYLGINQVFKAMQ from the coding sequence ATGAATGAAAATCAGCACTCCCGCTGGCGACCCTGGGCGTTGCTGGCTCCCTCGCTTAGCGCCGTCTTCCTGCTGCTCGTGGTCCCCGTTTGTTTTATCGTGGTGTACAGTTTTTGGCTTCGCGCCCCGTCGGGGGCGGATATTGTGGCCTTCCAGTTCGGCAACTATGCAAAGTTCTTCCAGGATTTTTTCTATCCCTCCATTCTGTTGCGTACCATTCGCGTGAGCCTGGAGTGCGTATTCCTCTGCCTGGTCATGGGCTACATCCCGGCCTATTTTTTCTATCGCAGCAAAACGCGATTCAAGTCTTTGCTCATGCTTCTGATCATGCTGCCGTTTTGGATCAGCTTCATCATCCGGACCCTGTCCTGGATCAATATCCTGGGCGACACGGGCCTGATCAACTATCTGCTGGTATCCGCCGGGATCATCCAGGAGCCTTTCGGCATGCTCTACAACGAGGGAGCCGTGCTCATGGGGCTGATCCAGTATCTTTTGCCGTTCATGATCCTGAATATCTACGTGAGTCTGGAAGGCATCGACCGGAGTCTGCTCGAGGCGGCCCGGTCCATGGGCTGCACCGAATGGCAGGCCTTTCGCGAGGTGACGCTGCCTCTGTCCCTGCCCGGGGTGAGCGCAGGCAGTCTGCTGGTTTTCGTGCTGTCCGCGGGAACGTATCTGCCGCCCATGATCCTGGGCGGACCGGGTAACGAGATGATCGCCAACCTGATTTTCAAGCGGGTCATCGGCACGTTGGACTGGCCGTTCGGCTCGGCCATCAGCGTGATTCTGCTGCTCCTGGTGGGCACCATCGTCTGGACCTACAATCGCTATCTGGGCATCAACCAGGTCTTCAAGGCCATGCAATAG
- a CDS encoding ABC transporter permease has product MFKITGWSLIRLYTTLVYVFMFAPIAVVVILSFNPQQFGSFPMDGFSLRWYAELAGNADILEAFGNSLVLGGLTAICTTAVAIPAAMAFVRYDFPGKNSLNTLLLAPIMVPEVILGVALLLFMRWLQQPKSFAMLLIGHVVITLPYVLLVVQARLVGIRTDYEEAAKSLGANPLQTFREITFPLLMPAILAGMLFSFTISFDDITATLFWATAGNQTVPVKIFGMLRNSISPEINALGAVMIVLTVSTPLLAGYLARRFARGG; this is encoded by the coding sequence ATGTTCAAAATCACCGGCTGGTCTCTAATCCGGCTCTACACGACCCTGGTCTACGTATTCATGTTCGCCCCCATCGCCGTGGTGGTGATCCTTTCCTTCAATCCGCAGCAGTTCGGATCCTTCCCCATGGACGGGTTCAGCCTGCGCTGGTACGCGGAATTGGCAGGCAATGCCGACATTCTGGAGGCATTCGGCAATTCCCTGGTGTTGGGGGGGCTGACGGCCATCTGCACCACGGCTGTGGCCATTCCCGCAGCAATGGCGTTCGTACGGTACGACTTTCCCGGCAAGAACAGCCTGAATACCCTGCTGTTGGCACCCATCATGGTTCCGGAGGTGATTCTGGGCGTGGCCCTGCTGCTGTTCATGCGCTGGCTCCAGCAGCCCAAGAGCTTCGCCATGCTGCTCATCGGCCACGTGGTCATCACCCTGCCGTACGTGCTGCTGGTGGTGCAGGCCCGGCTCGTGGGCATCCGCACCGACTATGAGGAAGCGGCCAAGTCGCTGGGGGCCAATCCGCTGCAAACGTTCCGCGAGATCACCTTTCCGTTGCTTATGCCCGCCATCCTGGCCGGAATGCTGTTCTCGTTCACCATTTCATTTGACGACATCACGGCCACACTGTTTTGGGCCACTGCCGGCAATCAGACCGTGCCGGTGAAAATTTTCGGCATGCTTCGCAACTCCATCAGTCCCGAGATCAACGCGTTGGGCGCGGTCATGATCGTGCTCACTGTTTCCACGCCGCTTTTGGCCGGGTATCTGGCCCGCCGGTTTGCGCGCGGAGGTTGA